The window GTCAGCTTGTTGATACCCTAACGTCAACAATATTCATATGTTCGGTTATGCATGCAGCAACAAATTTTCCACAGTATGATCAATATGGATTCCCGCCAAATTATTCAACATTACTTCATGGAGAACCACCTCAAAATacggtattgtttttttttatattttttggggtAAATTATACAGTCACGTGTTTTATGTAAGCACTCCATATTCTAAAGGtcgaaacaaaaaatataaaaaaaaacaatcactttATTGTTTCTAATTGAAACTAGTTGAAAGGTATTTTATGATATTTGATTGATGattaaattaacacatttttcaaaaaaggaCCATGCTTttaagaggggcgaaagatactagagggatatttaaactcataaatcgaaattaaactgacaacaccatatttaaaaagaaaaagacaaaaagacaaacaatagaaacttgacacaacatagaaaactaaagaataagcaaaacgaaccccaccaaaaactaggggggggggggtctcagcTGCTGCGGAAGGTCAAGCAGATCCTGTTTCACATGTAAAATGGGACATGGCATCAACTTTGCtaataaataaattcatatgTTCAGGATTaattaaaatgttcttttttgtttttctttaagagTTTAGTAGAAGACCAAGCTGTACTAAATTGTCTTCCATCAGTCAGAGAAACATTCGACATCATGACAAATTTTACTCTTCTCAGTCAAGAAACGACACAACCACTCGGACAGTCTGAAGTTCAATTAATTGAAGACCCAAATGCAGTCACAATCCTTAATACGTAAGTAGATTATAAAGAAGTGTAACGTTTTCGATCTTATAAATACCTTCGGCTATTGCAAATGTATTTAATAAGCTTTGATTCTAGCCTAGTGTTTTGTAAATTTTCCAATGCTTTGActttttttcatgaataattttcCTGTCCTCCGATTCTTTTCAAACACGGAATTCAATCGAGTTTAACTTACTTCTAAAAAACTTaatataagtaattttttttagatatttttagaAATGGACGATTACTGAATCAATGACCTACTTATTATAATTTGCCATTGATGCAAAGTCAACGTTCAGTACTGACAGGAACAAAACGATTGAGAATGAATCACCATcgcataaaagaaaaaaatcgtaTTTGTATTCAGACACTCGTTACATACAACATTGAGAAATTCTTGAATTCCTTTTTAGTTCTTGGTTTGGAAGCTTGTACCTCTAAGAATGTATTACAAACATGGTATCACAACCGGTCAGTACATAACGTTGTTGATTTATTGAATAAAGTGTTTCCTAAAGTTGACACTTATATACTGCTATAAGGTTTTTAAATAATGTCGTAATCagataaaatgtatgttattttttatcaACCTGTATGGTTGCAGAGATTAAAGACTGTTTGCCAGAACACATCCTATCGATGCTTAAATGCTGACAATGCCCAATGCTATCTTTTGAAAGTCTGTCCACATAATGGCTCAATCTATTGGATATTTACaaattcatttttagctcacctggcccgaaaggccaagtgagcttttctcatcacttggcgtccatcttccgtcatcgtcgtcgtccggggtcgtctgttaactttaacaaaaatcttctactctgaaactactgcgccatattttaacaaaacttgacaacaatcatcattggagtatctagttctaaaatgtgtccgctgacccggccagccaactaagatggccgccatggctaaaaatagaacataggggtgaaatttagctgttggcttataactctgaaaccaaagcatttagagcaaatctgattcggggtaaaattgtttatcaagtcaagatctatctgccctgaaattttaagattaaTCGAACAACCCGTTCTTGGGTTTCTGTCCCTGAATTAGTTATTTcaaggaaatttttctgtttttagatCACTTGGCCcaagccaagtgagcttttctcatcactttgcgtccgtcgtccgtcatccgtcgtcaTCGGTCGTCGTCCgtcggcgttaacttttacaaaaatcttctcctctgaaactactgggccaaatttaaccaaactttgccacaatcatcatttgggtatttagtttaaaaattgtgtccgttgACTCGCCAAACctaccaagatggcctccatggctaaacatagaacataggggtaaaatgaaaccaaagcatttagagcatattTGACGGGacacggggggggggggtcaattgtttatcagttcaagatttatctgccctgaaatttttagatgaattgaACAAccggttgtttggttgctgcccctgaattggtaattttaaggaaattttaccgttttcggttattatctccaatattattatagatagagataaactgtaaacaacaataatgtacagcaaagtaagacttttaggagttattgccctttatagtaaatttttaacaattttcattaattttgtaaattttggtaaatttgtatgccccacctacggtagtagaggggcattatgttttctggtctgtgggtccgttttttcgtctgtctgtttgttcgtctgtctgttcgttcgtccgtttgttcgttcgtccattcgttcgtcctgcttcagcttaaagtttttgatcaagatagtttttgatgaagtgtaagtccaatcaacttgaaacttagtacacatgttccctatgatatgatctttctaattgtaatacCAAAATAGAGTTTttaacccaatttcacggtctactgaacatagaaaatgatagtacgagaagggcatccgtgtacttgggacacattcttgttacaaaATGTTATTCTCTGTAACTACTGGCCATGGGCAAAGTGCATTATAGATAGATATGTTCTTAACAGCAAgagtgttcagtaaagtaaaattgCATCACAGGGGTGGGctaatatctacaaacacatcagcaTGACCAAAACATAATTTggcatgaatccatctgtgtcctttgtttaatatgcatatagacaaaggtgagcgacacaagctcGTTAGAGTCTCtacttttgtttttgaaacaaatatttatttattaatttgtatagactggtacatgtaaaaaaatttcAGTACGTGCATACATTCTTAAGTCAGCTACATGGgatatatttgggtttttttgtCGTTAAGGTTTTTTGTGTGCTTAGTGTCCTTCTTCTGAGCCCAGAATTTTTCTGACTGATTATTTTAGTTAGTTGCTGTTGTGTCCTTACACCACTGCACATAGTTCGGAAATGTGTAAACGATTAAAAACATATTAAACCCGGTTCTTTGTTTTCAAATCCAAAGTCaaaagtaaaataccaaaataaCCGATCTCCGAGTAAAATTCGGAACATCACGTTTCTAAGCTAATGGCACAATCataagctcaaatacatcaaacgaatggataacaactgtagaatttctgacttggtacaggcaatttccTATGTATAAAATGTTGGATTTAACTTATTTcatagttagctaaacctcttacttgtatgacagtcgcataaaattctatttttattaaaaacgATGTGTTAACAAAATCAACAGATATAATAgttgaaatgtcaaaaatagaggcaTATCAGTCGACATTGTGCTATATTCCAAATCACTATAAAATCAAGCaaaaatgacaacaaatataacaaatcGCATATTCAAAAAcgagacaaaaatacaaaattcaaaagtCTTTTATTTAGTCAAGCATAAATCAGGTGGCGTtcccttttaattttaaaatgtttttgatatGCCAAGGACTTTTATTTCACTATGCTTTACGCCATATGTTTCCTCACTTTGCACTTAACTCTATTATTTAGATATCCAAAGTTTTGAATGTCAGAGAAAGAGTTGTTGAGAAAGCAATTGTCagaaaattttacaaaacaaaacgtTCTTTAGGCCTTTTGTTTGCTCTACGATGACGGCCTTCCAATGTCCTATGGATGCTTTAACTATCATGTTAATTGGTCTCATTTACAATAATTCGATATCTTCTTATTCAATTAGGCCAACAAACAAACACGCATTTACAAATGAGGTAGGTCATATTATTTGATTCCAAAATTAGTTCAGCATAATTTCACAACAATTTCCTAGtgcatcctattaaatatttctCTTAAAAGATATAcgtatttatttgaattcaaacaCATTTCTTTCAAGTAACTTTATATTATAGGTTCAGAGAACAATTGGTCCTAATTGAAGAGGGGATTAATGTGCGGAACAGAGCAGGAAACCTGAATCCAAATTTTATTCCATATACTAGACTTTTACCAAGCAATATTCCGAATTCAATTGCAATATAAAAAACAAAGTGGTTGTAAATGCCATCAACATATAACAACAATATATGTTAGTTGATATATTAGTTAAAACATTGTTTTTAGTAGCTAGCCGTTTGGAAAAAGAGGATTAATTAGAACATTTGTGAGTTTGATCTTGAACACTACAGTTGTTTACAGCGTTGCCCTTTGGTCGCTGTTGGATATGTACGACTGTATGGCAATCTTTCTAACTCTCcttattattgttttaaaaaataacatggGTTAGGCTTTCGTCAATCTTGTATAAATAAGTACACTTCATGTCTTTAAAAAGTTGATTGCATATATCTCTTTATTTACAAGACAACAAACATAACAGTTTATAgagttcaatgaaaaaaaaaattagtttatcTAGCTCGGTTAACTTTGTATAACATTCAGGATTTTAAGCGAGAACGGTCGACATTTAACAGCAATTTTATCAAACACATGCATTGCTtttatgtattcattttttttctctttattacATAACAAAACTATTATTGACCCAAACAGGAAGCTGCCTGTGTTACTGTATTCCCGTA of the Mytilus galloprovincialis chromosome 8, xbMytGall1.hap1.1, whole genome shotgun sequence genome contains:
- the LOC143042346 gene encoding allene oxide synthase-lipoxygenase protein-like isoform X2, translated to MNIQSAGVLQLIKQRLGDWNMNIDGTFPRDLANRGLTGDGGDNQVNIPGFFYAEDGLRLYNAIHNYVEQYVHHYYSGVDDDDIRNRLLGDFEIQAFYTELVKPRAYQNGGIGMQGVPGNNGRFDTTGQLVDTLTSTIFICSVMHAATNFPQYDQYGFPPNYSTLLHGEPPQNTSLVEDQAVLNCLPSVRETFDIMTNFTLLSQETTQPLGQSEVQLIEDPNAVTILNTFREQLVLIEEGINVRNRAGNLNPNFIPYTRLLPSNIPNSIAI